A genome region from Archaeoglobus fulgidus DSM 4304 includes the following:
- a CDS encoding PadR family transcriptional regulator, producing the protein MGNREKVLKRLRKEIRSGIYSYAVLNILENGEMHGYAIRKSFENLSSGEFVPSEGALYDLLKRLQKQGLVESFWVEDTRPRKCYRLTELGKVVLKDLRREISILRNVIEKVEEVKEWKI; encoded by the coding sequence ATGGGAAACAGGGAAAAGGTGTTGAAGAGGCTAAGAAAAGAAATAAGGTCGGGTATCTACTCCTATGCAGTCCTGAACATTCTGGAAAACGGTGAAATGCACGGATACGCCATAAGAAAATCTTTCGAAAACCTGAGTTCTGGAGAATTCGTCCCCTCCGAGGGTGCACTGTACGACCTTCTGAAGCGTCTGCAAAAGCAGGGTCTTGTGGAGAGCTTCTGGGTTGAGGATACGAGACCAAGGAAATGCTACAGACTAACAGAACTCGGAAAAGTTGTTCTGAAGGATTTAAGAAGAGAAATTAGCATTTTAAGAAACGTAATTGAGAAAGTAGAGGAGGTGAAAGAATGGAAGATTTGA
- the cbpA gene encoding modified peptide precursor CbpA, with amino-acid sequence MQAYRYECKAEGGLTHYVALDEETPF; translated from the coding sequence ATGCAGGCATACCGCTACGAGTGCAAAGCTGAGGGAGGGCTGACGCATTACGTTGCTCTGGATGAGGAAACACCCTTTTAA
- the cbpB gene encoding peptide-modifying radical SAM enzyme CbpB, whose translation MLKELEVNGKRFFLAPESNFWAIGEREEVERFYRERKDALLEEMQRYRFEVDIRTAYINPTESCNRNCPYCYIPAEIRERGTKMSYEKLEEILTVLAENGVERVIFHGAEPLMVKDEIFRAMEDFDFKYGIQTNATLLEEEDAELLMKKGASVGISLDSPYKETNDYLRGKGHYDAVMRALDFFDGYRSLNIIMTVNKHNFQHLPAMVDFLAGKVSVMLANPVRGTSPGGRELRPPEGFEDYYIKAIDRAIENTKSGRRIVIGDFANILLGLVAPTSRVLQCDISPCGGGRRFFAVSADGIYPCGEFIGMEEFRANLSALSDWSSLIEKFEVVRKRTVEQIEECRNCEFRNLCGAPCPAEIYAESGTMLRKSPYCEFYKKLALKAMDVIARGDVRNVLKLERMKAIYRVEDF comes from the coding sequence ATGCTGAAAGAATTGGAGGTAAATGGTAAAAGGTTTTTCTTGGCTCCCGAATCCAACTTTTGGGCCATAGGTGAGAGAGAGGAGGTGGAGAGGTTCTACAGAGAAAGAAAGGATGCTCTTCTGGAGGAAATGCAGAGATACCGATTTGAGGTTGACATCAGGACTGCTTACATCAACCCTACCGAGAGCTGCAACAGAAACTGTCCGTACTGCTACATCCCTGCCGAAATCAGAGAAAGGGGGACAAAGATGAGCTACGAAAAGCTTGAAGAGATCCTCACGGTGCTTGCCGAAAATGGTGTGGAGAGAGTCATTTTTCACGGAGCGGAGCCCTTAATGGTAAAGGATGAAATCTTCAGAGCAATGGAGGATTTCGATTTCAAGTACGGCATCCAGACTAACGCAACGCTGCTGGAGGAAGAAGACGCTGAGCTTCTCATGAAGAAGGGGGCAAGCGTTGGAATTTCCCTCGACAGCCCATACAAGGAGACGAACGATTATCTGAGGGGAAAGGGGCATTACGATGCTGTTATGAGGGCTCTCGACTTCTTTGATGGTTATAGGAGCTTAAATATTATAATGACGGTTAACAAGCACAACTTCCAGCATCTGCCTGCAATGGTTGACTTTCTCGCCGGAAAAGTTAGTGTGATGCTCGCAAATCCTGTAAGAGGGACAAGTCCGGGTGGAAGGGAGTTGAGACCGCCGGAAGGATTCGAAGATTACTACATCAAAGCCATTGATAGGGCGATCGAGAACACGAAGAGCGGTAGGAGGATAGTTATCGGCGATTTTGCCAACATTCTCCTCGGGCTGGTCGCACCCACGTCCAGAGTTCTGCAGTGCGACATTTCTCCCTGCGGCGGCGGGAGAAGGTTTTTCGCAGTAAGTGCGGACGGCATATACCCCTGCGGGGAGTTCATCGGTATGGAAGAGTTCAGAGCAAATCTTTCGGCCCTATCCGACTGGAGCAGCTTGATTGAGAAGTTTGAGGTAGTCAGAAAGAGGACCGTTGAGCAAATTGAGGAGTGCAGGAATTGTGAGTTCAGAAATCTCTGCGGAGCCCCCTGTCCGGCGGAAATTTACGCCGAAAGTGGAACAATGCTCAGGAAAAGCCCATACTGTGAGTTCTACAAAAAACTTGCCCTGAAGGCCATGGACGTCATAGCGAGGGGTGATGTAAGGAACGTTCTGAAGCTTGAAAGGATGAAGGCTATCTACAGGGTTGAAGATTTTTAA
- a CDS encoding phosphopantetheine adenylyltransferase, which yields MKVALGGTFEPLHEGHKKLIDVAIKLGGRDITIGVTSDRMARARIRSVLPFAIRAENVKRYVMRKYGFEPEIVKITNPYGKTLDVDFEYLVVSPETYEMALKINQKREELGKRKITIVKVDWMMAEDGKPISSTRIKRGEIDRYGGII from the coding sequence GTGAAGGTCGCACTTGGTGGAACCTTCGAGCCGTTGCACGAGGGGCACAAAAAGCTGATTGACGTGGCGATAAAGCTTGGAGGAAGGGACATAACCATAGGCGTTACCAGCGACAGAATGGCGAGAGCGAGAATCAGGAGCGTCCTACCCTTTGCCATAAGAGCGGAGAACGTGAAAAGGTACGTCATGAGAAAATACGGGTTCGAGCCGGAAATTGTTAAGATAACCAACCCCTACGGAAAAACGCTCGATGTTGACTTCGAGTACCTCGTTGTATCGCCAGAAACCTACGAGATGGCTTTGAAGATTAACCAGAAGAGGGAAGAGCTCGGAAAGAGAAAGATAACCATAGTAAAGGTTGACTGGATGATGGCAGAAGACGGGAAGCCCATTTCTTCAACAAGAATAAAGAGGGGCGAGATAGACAGGTACGGCGGGATTATCTAA
- the fhcD gene encoding formylmethanofuran--tetrahydromethanopterin N-formyltransferase — MKVNGVEVEETFAEAFDIKIARVLITGYDYYWAWVAANEATGFGTSVIMCPAEAGIEIKAKPSETPDGRPGYYIQICHMSKKGLEEQLLARLGQCVLTAPTTAVFNGLPDAEEKFDTGFKLKFFADGYEKEVEVGGRKCWAVPMMEGDFIIENDIGYTNGIAGGNFFIMAETQPSALAAAKAAVDAISDVEGVITPFPGGIVASGSKVGANKYKFLKASTNEKFAPSIRDQVEGTQIPEGVKAVYEIVINGLNADAIKEATRVGILAATKIPGVVKITAGNYGGKLGKHIINLNELF; from the coding sequence ATGAAAGTGAATGGTGTTGAGGTTGAGGAGACTTTTGCTGAGGCCTTCGATATAAAAATTGCGAGGGTTTTGATAACGGGCTACGACTATTACTGGGCCTGGGTTGCTGCCAACGAGGCTACGGGGTTTGGCACCTCGGTAATTATGTGCCCTGCCGAGGCTGGAATCGAGATTAAGGCCAAGCCCTCAGAAACTCCCGATGGGAGGCCGGGATACTACATCCAGATCTGCCACATGAGCAAGAAGGGGCTTGAGGAGCAGCTTCTGGCCAGACTCGGCCAGTGTGTGCTTACGGCTCCAACTACGGCAGTGTTTAACGGTTTGCCAGACGCTGAAGAGAAGTTCGACACCGGCTTCAAGCTGAAGTTCTTCGCCGATGGCTACGAGAAGGAAGTTGAGGTTGGAGGAAGGAAGTGCTGGGCCGTGCCAATGATGGAAGGAGACTTCATAATCGAGAACGACATCGGCTACACAAACGGAATTGCTGGAGGAAACTTCTTCATTATGGCCGAAACGCAGCCATCAGCCCTTGCTGCCGCAAAAGCTGCTGTTGATGCGATTAGCGACGTTGAGGGCGTAATCACTCCGTTCCCTGGTGGAATCGTCGCCTCTGGCTCGAAGGTTGGGGCCAACAAGTACAAGTTCCTGAAAGCATCAACCAATGAGAAATTCGCTCCGAGCATCAGAGACCAGGTCGAGGGAACGCAGATTCCTGAGGGAGTTAAGGCGGTTTACGAGATTGTCATCAACGGTCTCAACGCTGATGCAATAAAGGAGGCCACGAGAGTCGGAATACTCGCTGCTACAAAGATTCCGGGAGTCGTGAAGATTACTGCCGGCAATTACGGTGGGAAGCTCGGAAAGCACATCATAAACCTGAACGAGCTCTTCTAA